TCAACAGAAAAGTTGTTTTGACTAAGAATAGAAACTTGTTGCTGAAGTCTTGTATCATTTTCATACAAGAATTTTGATATTATGCAGGCACGTTTATTTGTCATTTACAAAAATTATCATCAATGGGTGTATAAAAATACTTTATTTTAATAACCTTATCAAAATATAATTAAATGTTTTCTTTTAGACCTAATCTTTTAAAAATTTCCTTATAAACTTTTTTGTTTTCTAACCATTCGAACTTTTTCTGAATTTTTAAAATGCTCTCTTTTTTTGCTAAATATTCTTCAGATTCTAAATTAAAATTAATTTTGTTTTTTAATTCGTCAATATTTTTTATAAAATACCCAATATTATCTCTTGATATTAATTCTTCAGATTCCCCCGGAACATTCGTAATTAGTGGAATACAATGAGATAGCGCCATATATAAAGTATTCGGGGCAGTATATTCAAAATATTTTCTTTTATCGTTTAGGTAATAAATTATAAAATCTATATCAGCTAAATACTTTCTTATATTTTTCTGCCAGCCTAAATAAATTATATTTTTATTCTTTTCAGCAATTTCTTTAATTTCGTTTTCGTGTTTGCCAACTCCGGCAATAAAAAAATAAACGTTCTTTTTTTCTTTAATTGTTTCGATAATTAAATTAATCGGTCTTTCATCAAAATTTATTACTCCAAAATAACTTAATAATATTCCATCTTCCGGAATAGAAAACTCCTTTTTTAGACTTTCTTTTTCACCAATATACGTGTCATACCAATTTCCAATAATGTGTATTTCTTTATTCGGTAAATATCTATCGTAAAATTCTTTTCGTTTTTTGTTAACAACAATTAATTCATTAATAAATTTTAGTAATATTTTTTCGGTGAAAAAGATCAAACTTCTTATAACT
The nucleotide sequence above comes from Ignavibacteriota bacterium. Encoded proteins:
- a CDS encoding glycosyltransferase, with translation MNKNILMLLDNAFNPDLRVQKEINTLIQLGFNIDLYCWDQEGKLSENESHEKFNIHRIKVITQKQQGIRKIIDLFKFILIVSKIINKRKNFDFIYAHDFLMLPLGVYLKLKNNKPLIYDAHEIYHLMEWEKYPSVIRSLIFFTEKILLKFINELIVVNKKRKEFYDRYLPNKEIHIIGNWYDTYIGEKESLKKEFSIPEDGILLSYFGVINFDERPINLIIETIKEKKNVYFFIAGVGKHENEIKEIAEKNKNIIYLGWQKNIRKYLADIDFIIYYLNDKRKYFEYTAPNTLYMALSHCIPLITNVPGESEELISRDNIGYFIKNIDELKNKINFNLESEEYLAKKESILKIQKKFEWLENKKVYKEIFKRLGLKENI